One part of the Halostagnicola larsenii XH-48 genome encodes these proteins:
- a CDS encoding PHP domain-containing protein gives MYIVDLHSHTRFFHGRRTLGDLFDPFGARALAKMAQRRGLDGIATTNHDYYTPLEPPADVETLPGIEITTDRGHVLVVGPDPPSETKPGELTPAQAVELAHERDCAAIVAHPFRNSTIRELEDVPFDAIEVNGKHPRSRPLVEELAADRGLPLIGGSDAHYPFEVGRAYTVVEADRLTPESVVDAIRDGRVSARVSHSRLDRLLRRAYRAIHRRKRVIDSMADPTPGVGTPPGEEDS, from the coding sequence GTGTACATCGTCGATCTCCATTCGCACACGCGATTCTTCCACGGCCGGCGAACGCTCGGGGACCTGTTCGACCCGTTCGGCGCGCGGGCACTCGCGAAAATGGCCCAACGGCGCGGTCTCGACGGTATCGCGACGACTAATCACGATTACTACACCCCCCTCGAGCCGCCTGCGGACGTCGAAACACTGCCCGGAATCGAGATCACGACCGACCGCGGCCACGTTCTCGTCGTGGGTCCCGACCCGCCCTCGGAAACGAAACCCGGGGAACTGACACCGGCGCAAGCGGTCGAATTGGCTCACGAGCGCGACTGCGCCGCGATTGTGGCCCACCCGTTTCGCAACAGCACGATCCGTGAACTCGAGGACGTGCCGTTCGACGCCATCGAGGTCAACGGAAAACACCCCCGTTCGCGACCGCTCGTCGAGGAGCTGGCGGCCGACCGGGGACTCCCGCTTATCGGTGGCAGCGACGCTCACTACCCCTTCGAAGTCGGTCGGGCCTACACCGTCGTCGAAGCGGATCGACTCACGCCCGAATCGGTGGTCGATGCCATCCGCGACGGACGGGTGAGCGCACGCGTCTCGCACTCGCGGCTCGATCGACTACTGCGTCGGGCCTACAGGGCGATACACCGCCGAAAGCGCGTGATCGATTCGATGGCGGACCCGACACCGGGAGTCGGAACCCCGCCGGGTGAAGAGGATTCCTGA